The DNA sequence TAACGAACTAGGCTTTCCGAAGTTGTCCGACCCTGAGTCCCAACGGGACGTTAGGGACTGGCATGTAGCTTGCGGAAGCAAGGCGAATGCCAGGAGGACAATTTGCCACAGGCCGAGCGAGGCCTAGTGCCGAAGCGAAGCGGAAAGACGCTGTTATGCGTAGTGGCAAAAATAAGAAGTGCATTGTTAATTTAAGCATTTTTTAAAATTGATTATTCCGTATAATCCATTTAAACCTACTACGAAATGTTCTTGTGATGTGAAATGTTCTGATTCGAATATTGGCTCTATTATTAATTGGTTATTCAAGTCTATGAACCCCCATTTATTATAAAGTTTTACAGGTGCAATTCCTTTTTTAAAGTTACTAACAGCATCGTAATAAGCATCTATTGCTATTTCTCCTTTTGTGTTAATGAACCCCCATTTTTTATTAATGCGAAAGGGAGCTAGACCTTCATGAAAGGTATCAATCTCATCAAACTTAAAATCAACTATTTGCTTGCCGCTTGTATCTATTAGTCCCCATTGTATACCATTCGATACACGTGCAAAGCCTTCTCTGAAATTTTCTGCTGAATGGTAACGAATGTCATTTATTAACTTTCCTGTCAAATTTACGAATCTTGTATAATTGTTAGAGTCTTTCATTAATAAGATTCCATTATTAAATGAAGTATATGAGTCGGAAAAGTATTCAGTAAATCTTTCACCATTTTTTCTGATGACTATGTATTTCCCATTTACGTAGATTTTAGCAAAATTATCATTTAATATTGTCAGTGAATCGTATTTTATATCGTATACTATTTTTCCTTTTTTATCGATGGCTCCATATTTTTTGTTTTTTTCTACAATAGAATATCCGTTTCGAAAGCCACTTATGCTGTCATATTCGGGATTCATTTTGATATTTCCAAGTGTATCAATTAAACCTTGTTTTCCATTTTCGGTAAATGAAGCTAATCCTTCGGAAAATGAGCTTATAAAATCGTAAGTAGGTTCAAGTATAATTTTTCCAGAATAATCAATTATTCCAAATTTATCATCGAGTTTAAAGGAAGCAACATTGTCTTGAAATCCGG is a window from the Leptospira ellinghausenii genome containing:
- a CDS encoding WG repeat-containing protein codes for the protein MKNTISILIVIFIFLHLNCYKKQVINACSSKSNVNYYTNSSKILDLTFDNKNIIFIFPKYDNITDFYNGLAQVEFKGKVGFINEQGLEIIEIKYDAASQLDNSNTISALQNNKYYIINDKGEFVTTQTFEKLSGFQDNVASFKLDDKFGIIDYSGKIILEPTYDFISSFSEGLASFTENGKQGLIDTLGNIKMNPEYDSISGFRNGYSIVEKNKKYGAIDKKGKIVYDIKYDSLTILNDNFAKIYVNGKYIVIRKNGERFTEYFSDSYTSFNNGILLMKDSNNYTRFVNLTGKLINDIRYHSAENFREGFARVSNGIQWGLIDTSGKQIVDFKFDEIDTFHEGLAPFRINKKWGFINTKGEIAIDAYYDAVSNFKKGIAPVKLYNKWGFIDLNNQLIIEPIFESEHFTSQEHFVVGLNGLYGIINFKKCLN